One window of Candidatus Effluviviaceae Genus V sp. genomic DNA carries:
- a CDS encoding helix-turn-helix domain-containing protein, with translation MAHHELKMTPSRRVILEELRASKEHPTADELYERVRRDLPRISLGTVYRNLDVLSKHGLIRVIGEAGEQRRYDGDLDGHYHVRCVRCGRVGDVVLDALRPLEDAVEDADGFAIDGFHLCFTGLCPRCAGENQNGGLIDGSDRHEN, from the coding sequence ATGGCCCATCACGAGCTCAAGATGACGCCCAGCAGACGGGTGATCCTCGAGGAGCTCCGGGCCTCGAAGGAGCACCCGACAGCGGATGAGCTCTACGAGCGGGTCAGGAGAGACCTTCCCAGGATCAGTCTCGGGACGGTCTACCGGAACCTCGATGTGCTTTCGAAGCACGGGCTCATACGCGTGATCGGTGAGGCCGGCGAGCAGCGCCGCTACGACGGAGACCTGGACGGCCACTACCACGTGCGATGCGTTCGGTGCGGCCGGGTGGGCGATGTCGTGCTCGATGCGTTGCGGCCGCTCGAGGACGCGGTCGAGGATGCCGACGGCTTCGCGATCGACGGGTTCCATCTCTGCTTCACCGGGCTTTGTCCCCGGTGCGCCGGGGAGAACCAGAACGGAGGACTGATCGATGGCTCTGACAGGCACGAGAACTGA
- a CDS encoding desulfoferrodoxin, giving the protein MAARLEIYKCEKCGNIVEVLHGGVGKLVCCEEPMILLEEKTVDEGKEKHVPVTEKSDHGTLVKVGDVPHPMEENHYIEWIEVISGGNAYREFLEPGQAPQATFCLGDEELEAVREYCSVHGLWKA; this is encoded by the coding sequence ATGGCAGCCAGGCTCGAGATCTACAAGTGCGAGAAGTGCGGGAACATCGTCGAGGTTCTCCACGGCGGCGTCGGCAAGCTCGTCTGCTGCGAGGAGCCGATGATCCTGCTGGAGGAGAAGACGGTCGACGAGGGCAAGGAGAAGCACGTTCCGGTGACGGAGAAGTCGGACCACGGGACGCTGGTCAAGGTCGGCGACGTCCCGCACCCGATGGAGGAGAACCACTACATCGAGTGGATCGAGGTAATCTCCGGCGGCAACGCGTATCGCGAGTTCCTCGAGCCCGGCCAGGCGCCGCAGGCGACCTTCTGCCTCGGCGATGAAGAGCTCGAGGCCGTGCGCGAGTACTGCAGCGTCCACGGTCTCTGGAAGGCGTAG
- a CDS encoding rubrerythrin family protein: protein MALTGTRTEKNILTAFAGESQARNRYTYFASQARKDGYVQMSAIFQETADQEREHAKRLFKFLEGGEAEVAASFPAGTIGTTLENLKAAAGGEHHEWSEMYPSFAKIAREEGFEEIAETFEAIAVAEKQHEKRYLGLARNIENGTVFKRDGKVVWRCRNCGYLHEGTEPPEECPACAHPVDHFELLGENW from the coding sequence ATGGCTCTGACAGGCACGAGAACTGAGAAGAACATCCTGACGGCGTTCGCCGGCGAGTCGCAGGCACGGAACCGGTATACGTACTTCGCCTCGCAGGCGAGGAAGGACGGCTATGTCCAGATGTCGGCCATCTTCCAGGAGACGGCCGACCAGGAGCGCGAGCACGCCAAGCGGCTCTTCAAGTTCCTCGAGGGCGGCGAGGCGGAGGTGGCGGCGTCGTTCCCTGCCGGAACGATAGGGACCACGCTCGAGAACCTCAAGGCCGCAGCGGGCGGCGAGCACCACGAGTGGAGCGAGATGTACCCGTCGTTCGCCAAGATCGCGCGGGAGGAGGGCTTCGAGGAGATCGCGGAGACCTTCGAGGCGATCGCGGTCGCCGAGAAGCAGCACGAGAAGCGCTACCTGGGTCTGGCGCGGAACATCGAGAACGGTACGGTGTTCAAGCGGGACGGGAAGGTCGTATGGCGCTGCAGGAACTGCGGCTACCTTCACGAGGGAACGGAGCCGCCGGAGGAGTGCCCGGCGTGTGCCCATCCGGTAGACCACTTCGAGCTTCTGGGAGAGAACTGGTAG
- a CDS encoding TIGR02757 family protein — protein MTSESSRSRDDVQGPAFDRETLDRIYERYNTREYTHPDPVELIYRYDDVGDREVAALVAALLSLGRVRQILGSARDALARLGPRPGSFLDQADRGRLEGTFEGFRHRFTTGCDMAATLHGAAAVRREYGTLGARLAGLVSQSDETVVPGLEALVDEMERVAGRGACGRLLPLPSRRSACKRLHLFLRWMVRRDDVDPGGFDGVSPAKLVVPLDTHMHRIALAFGLTRRRSTDVRTALEITEAFRRICPEDPVRYDFALTRSGIHPDVEMDAMLAPACTARG, from the coding sequence TTGACGTCAGAGAGTTCACGCTCGAGGGATGATGTCCAGGGTCCGGCGTTCGATCGGGAGACCCTCGACCGCATCTACGAGCGGTACAACACACGCGAGTACACGCATCCCGATCCGGTAGAGCTCATCTACCGGTACGACGACGTCGGGGACAGGGAGGTCGCTGCACTGGTCGCGGCGCTCCTCTCGCTCGGGCGCGTGCGCCAGATCCTGGGAAGCGCCCGTGACGCACTGGCGCGGCTCGGACCGCGGCCCGGCAGCTTTCTGGACCAGGCCGACCGCGGCAGGCTCGAGGGGACTTTCGAGGGCTTCAGGCATCGCTTCACGACCGGCTGCGACATGGCCGCGACGCTTCACGGCGCCGCCGCCGTGAGGCGCGAGTACGGGACGCTCGGCGCCCGGCTGGCCGGGCTCGTGAGCCAGAGCGACGAGACGGTCGTCCCCGGGCTCGAGGCTCTCGTGGACGAGATGGAGCGGGTGGCCGGACGCGGCGCGTGCGGTCGGCTTCTGCCGCTTCCGTCGCGAAGAAGCGCCTGCAAGCGGCTCCACCTGTTCTTGCGATGGATGGTCCGCAGGGACGACGTGGACCCCGGAGGGTTCGACGGAGTATCACCCGCGAAGCTCGTCGTGCCGCTCGACACGCACATGCACCGCATCGCACTCGCGTTCGGTCTGACGCGTCGGCGGTCGACGGACGTTCGGACGGCGCTCGAGATAACGGAGGCCTTCCGGCGGATCTGCCCGGAGGATCCCGTGCGGTACGACTTCGCCCTGACCCGGTCGGGCATCCACCCGGACGTCGAGATGGACGCGATGCTCGCACCGGCCTGCACAGCACGGGGATGA